Sequence from the Methanosarcina siciliae T4/M genome:
CATTACGAAAAAACAATTCAATCGGTTAAGAATTTAATGAATGTAGGGATCCGTCCCAAAATAAAATGTGTGCTCACTCCTTTTAATTATCTTGAAATGTCTGCTATTGTTAACGAGTTTGCGAGCCTTGGAGTCAGGGATTTTCAGTTTGTTCAGTACAGTAGAAGTAAATACCGACATAATGATGATTTATTTTTATCCTTTAAGCATAAGGAATTCATCTCTAATTTTGCAGAGTCCGCAAATAAAAATTATCCCCTTCTCAATATAAGCGTTGAAAAAAATTTGACCACTGGCGGGAACCGAAACCTTTCTCCTGAGAAATGGAAAGATCGGTCAGTATGCTCCGGGGGCCGTTCGAATATGATTATCCAGCCCAACGGAGATGTTACTTTATGCGAACAGATTCCTCACAGGGAAGAGTTCATTGTGGGCAATGTGTTTGATGAAGGAATTATGGGAGTATGGAACTCTAAAAGAATTACTGATTTTATATACCCTCCCCGTGAAAAATTCAAAAATTCCGTATGCTATGACTGTTTGGAATTCGAAGCTTGCCATCGAATCAAAGGGTACTGTTACAGAGATGTACTTTCTTCATATGGCACAATTTATGATGCACAACCGGAATGTCCCGTTCAGATAAAATTACCTGTTAGAGAAATTTGATAAAGTACCTTCCCGGCTTTACACAAGTAGTTAATTTTTGATAACAGTTTAATTTTGATAACAGTTTAATTTTGACAACAGTTAAATTGTGGTCCTATGAATGAGCATATCAATCTAATCAAAAGCGGGTCAAATGAAAGTACCGTTGGAAAAGTTCTGGACTTTTATTTTTCAATTGAAGAAATGTATGCTTGCTGGGGAGTTTACGACTCTCCTGTGGTTGAAAGTTCCGTTAAGATAAGTTCCGGTTCAATCAGTTATAACAGGTACTCCATTCCGATTTTTGGAATAAATGACGCTGAAATCTGGCAAAAAAAAGAAAAGTTACTCGATTTGATGGCTGCCCCCGAAGAGCTATACGATGTGATAAAAAACAGGCACAATGAAAATGTTCGAATAATTGCGGGCATAAATTTCGATCTGAACGCTAAAAGAATTTACTTTCACGAAGCAAACGAAGGATATGGCTATGAATTTGATTCGAATGGGAACTGGGTCCTGAAAACCTATTCCCTTGTCACTCCTGACAATTATGCCCGGGTGATTGAAGATTTAAAAAAACTGATTCCATCGCCTCGTATATTTGATGAAATAATGAAACTTATCCCTCCGGATGACTGGAATCAGATCAGTACCAGAAATGCCTCGGGACTGGTTCTTGGCTACCATATCTCCACAGGTCCCAAAATGTGCCTGAAAGCTCTGGAAAAATCTATTTTTTATCTGGTTTCGGATCTGAATCCCGGTTCCGAAGATTTTCTGATCTGGTTTGAAAAAAATAAAAATGCATATTTGCACTGGTTAGGCATTGGTTATACTGAAAAAGCAGGTTTGGAAGTAACGCTTTATCTTCGCTGCAATGAGAAATCCTGGGATAGTCGTTACCCGCCGTTAGATCTTGTTACATATCTGAATAAGAGGGTTTTCAATCTTGACAAATGAACAGGTATTAAATGGCCGGATTTTGAGTAACCGGACATTAAACGATAAAATTTCAGACAACCGGACATTAAACGATAAAATTTCAGGCAACAAGATCTTTGACAACCGGATGTTAAAGGCTGTTGAACTGGCGATAAGGAAGGCAAGTAATTTTATCATTTCAAATCAGTCCGGTGAAGGTTACTGGCTGGATTTTTACATCCCGGGAATGGGAAACAGTTCTCAGTGGGTAACTGCTTACATCGCATACAACCTTTCCAGGCTTCCGAATACGGATGAATCTGTTCAAAAAGCAATAGTCTGGCTTCTTCACACAAAATCTTCTTCCGGATGGGGATACCACCAGAACTGTCTTCCTGATGCGGATTCTACAGCGAACGTGGTTCGGCTTCTGGCATATTACTTCAAAAAAGAAAATCTTCTTACTCAGGAAAATTTTGCTTTTTATCTGCACGAATTTGCTGACCTGCTTGCCTCTTACCAGGATAAAAACACAGGCGGCTTTTTAACTTATTTGCCAGGTTCAAACGGGAGATATCATACAATGCCGGACAGTGCCTGGTGTATTTCCGAACCTTCAATAACAGCAATGACAGGAAATGCTTTTCTTAACTCAGGTCCGGAACGGTTTGAGCAGGAAATCTCGAATGCCAGGGAATTTTTAATAAGCAGGCAGAATCCTGCCGGATACTGGGACTCTTACTGGTGGGACTGCAGGATCTACGGAACGAGTTTAGCCTGTAGTTTTTTAAAGCAACTCGGAGAAATTGATCCGGTGAAGAAGGCTATCTCCTGGCTAGAAAGCGTATTTGTTCCGTCAAAAGGGTGGGGAAACGGTTACGAAGCTGACCCTTATCCGTTTTACACAGCCCTTTCCTTATCTTCGCTTCTTTTATTCGAGAACAACATCCATTCAAGAGAAGTCAAAGACTCGGTACTATGGCTGATCGGGAACCAGAAAGAAGATGGGAGCTGGTTTTCAAAACCCATACTTAGAGTTCCCGATCCGCAGGTTCGTGAACCGTGGGCCGGTTCGAATCGTAGAAAATGTGAAGTCGTAACCGACGTTAATCTCTTATTTACAACAGCAACAGTAATGGGCGTATTATACGATTTTCTTAATTTGTCAGGCTATTACTCCTGCTCTGCTTCTCAAGAGTAACTGATTCTCAAGAGTAACTGCTTCTCAAGAGTAACTGATTCTCAAGAGTAACTGATCTTTCACTTCTTTCATTTCTGTGGGTACGCTATCGAAATCAGGTTTCTTTATGGATTGGTTGCTGTTTATGGACTATGAAGTTCCGAAACGGATGGTTTTTTCCTTTTTCAACATTTCTCTCCCGTTTTCTCCGCCTTTATCATACACCTCAAATAAACCTGCGCCCACACAAAAGTAATCATCGAACCAATCACCGTACCCGTAACCAGTCCCCACCAGACCCCAGGCAGCCCCCAACCTAATTCGTATGCAAAAAGCACGGCAAAGAGAGGGGTCAGGACCAGACTTCTCAGGAGGGTGGTGATAAGGGCGCTTGTTCCTTTTCCTGCGCCCTGGAAGAGAGAAGCCGAGAGCATTCCGAAGGTAACCGCCGGGTAAAAGACCGTCATAATTTTCAGGAGCCTTGTCAGTTCCGGAGCGATACGGGCGGCAGTTTCAGCCTGAGTGAACACGGCTGCAATCTGCGGGGCAAATACGTATACGGCGATGCCTATCAGGGCTTCGGCAAGAAAACCGATTTCCGTTGCGTAAATGAGTGCATTCCTGGCTTTTTTAAAGTTATTTTCTCCGAAGGCGGCGCCGCTAATAGAAACTACGGAAATTGAAACCCCTATCAAGGGAGCGACCGCAATGCTTGCAACCCTCCAGCCTGTGGCATAGACTGCAACTCCGTCGGTGTTGCTGACATTGACAATGATGAGGTTCATGAGCAGGGCGGTCATAGCCAGGGCGACCTGTTCGACTGAAGAGGGAATTCCGACCCTGAAGATGTCGTTGGCAATTGCCAGGTTGAATTTGAATGAATGAAAATCAAAAGACACATAGGTGTCCTTTTTGATAAAGAACCAGTAAAACATCAGCAGTCCCGAGCATGCAAAAGAGACTACCGTTGCCAGGGCTGCTCCTGC
This genomic interval carries:
- a CDS encoding prenyltransferase/squalene oxidase repeat-containing protein translates to MTNEQVLNGRILSNRTLNDKISDNRTLNDKISGNKIFDNRMLKAVELAIRKASNFIISNQSGEGYWLDFYIPGMGNSSQWVTAYIAYNLSRLPNTDESVQKAIVWLLHTKSSSGWGYHQNCLPDADSTANVVRLLAYYFKKENLLTQENFAFYLHEFADLLASYQDKNTGGFLTYLPGSNGRYHTMPDSAWCISEPSITAMTGNAFLNSGPERFEQEISNAREFLISRQNPAGYWDSYWWDCRIYGTSLACSFLKQLGEIDPVKKAISWLESVFVPSKGWGNGYEADPYPFYTALSLSSLLLFENNIHSREVKDSVLWLIGNQKEDGSWFSKPILRVPDPQVREPWAGSNRRKCEVVTDVNLLFTTATVMGVLYDFLNLSGYYSCSASQE
- a CDS encoding MATE family efflux transporter; translated protein: MSMETAEEKGSTEEKKAKEEKLEESRDEKEKAGIITPQKVTEGVDVLLGEPKKAVVKLSIPIIVAMSVQTIYSLTDTFWVAGLGADALAAIGFSFPFFVIQMALTSGLGVGGGAAISRRIGARDKAGVDNVAVHTFVLMIILTVALTVFGLAFVRDLFMYSGAGGTTDLGVAYARVIFAGSFVFFFANVSNSILRSEGDAKRAMQSMILGSALNIVLDPIFIYVLGLGVAGAALATVVSFACSGLLMFYWFFIKKDTYVSFDFHSFKFNLAIANDIFRVGIPSSVEQVALAMTALLMNLIIVNVSNTDGVAVYATGWRVASIAVAPLIGVSISVVSISGAAFGENNFKKARNALIYATEIGFLAEALIGIAVYVFAPQIAAVFTQAETAARIAPELTRLLKIMTVFYPAVTFGMLSASLFQGAGKGTSALITTLLRSLVLTPLFAVLFAYELGWGLPGVWWGLVTGTVIGSMITFVWAQVYLRCMIKAEKTGEKC